In Ipomoea triloba cultivar NCNSP0323 chromosome 15, ASM357664v1, one genomic interval encodes:
- the LOC116006542 gene encoding protein NRT1/ PTR FAMILY 8.3-like: MGTHQEEDTLLLEDHLLPQTQNCKIYAGDGSVDIKGNPVLKANTGSWKACPFILSTECCERLAYYGIGINLVSYLTKYLHEGNASAATNITTWAGTCYLTPLIGAFLADAYWGRYWTIVAFSTIYFIGMCTLTLSASVPALRPAGCEGSVCPSATPAQNAVFFFGLYLIALGTGGIKPCVSSFGADQFDDTDPTERPKKGSFFNWYYFSINIGALASSTIIVWIQENAGWGIGFGVPTLFMAIAIASFFLGTPLYRFQKPGGSPLTRMCQVLVASFRKRNLTVPTDNTLLYETRDGVSAIDEGSRKLLHSDEFRCLDKAAVISDAELKSGDYCDSWRLCTVTQVEELKRLVQLLPVWATGIVFFAVHAQLPTLSIEQGMTMDTTIGSFNIPAASLSSFNIISVLVCVPIYDRVLVPVAKKITGTERGFSELQRMGIGIFISMLCMLGATLVETKRLELGRELGLVNEGSAVPMSILWLVPQYVLMGAAEVFTCIGQIEFFYDQSPESMRSLCTALALLTTSLGAYLSSFMITVVTSVTGWIPDNLNQGHLDYYFLLLAFLGFLNMVAYLFCSKLYKSKQVC; encoded by the exons GTACTGAATGTTGTGAGCGGTTGGCGTACTATGGGATTGGCATAAATCTTGTGAGCTATCTCACAAAATATTTGCATGAAGGAAATGCCTCTGCTGCTACAAATATCACCACTTGGGCAGGCACCTGTTACCTTACTCCCCTTATTGGAGCTTTCCTGGCAGATGCATACTGGGGAAGATATTGGACCATTGTTGCCTTCTCAACCATTTATTTCATT GGAATGTGCACATTGACTCTATCAGCTTCTGTTCCTGCTTTAAGGCCTGCTGGGTGTGAGGGTTCTGTGTGCCCTTCTGCTACTCCTGCCCAGAATGCAGTATTCTTTTTTGGTCTCTATCTGATAGCGCTAGGAACCGGTGGGATTAAACCGTGTGTTTCATCATTTGGTGCTGATCAGTTTGATGACACTGATCCAACAGAAAGGCCTAAGAAGGGGTCCTTCTTCAACTGGTACTATTTCTCAATCAACATTGGTGCTTTAGCCTCGAGTACTATAATTGTCTGGATCCAAGAGAATGCAGGGTGGGGGATTGGGTTTGGCGTTCCTACGTTGTTTATGGCCATTGCTATTGCAAGTTTCTTTTTGGGCACACCCCTTTACAGATTTCAGAAACCCGGGGGAAGTCCTCTAACAAGAATGTGCCAGGTCCTGGTTGCATCATTTCGCAAACGAAACTTGACTGTCCCTACTGATAATACACTTCTTTATGAAACTCGGGATGGAGTTTCTGCAATTGATGAAGGAAGCCGAAAACTGTTGCATTCTGATGAATTTAG GTGCCTGGATAAAGCTGCTGTAATATCAGATGCTGAACTAAAATCAGGAGATTATTGTGATTCTTGGAGACTTTGTACTGTAACACAAGTTGAAGAATTGAAGAGATTGGTTCAATTGCTCCCTGTATGGGCTACTGGAATAGTCTTTTTTGCTGTCCATGCCCAACTGCCCACACTGTCTATAGAGCAGGGCATGACAATGGACACTACCATCGGTTCGTTCAACATTCCAGCAGCCTCGCTTTCTAGTTTTAACATTATCAGTGTTCTAGTCTGTGTCCCAATCTATGACAGGGTCCTCGTCCCCGTTGCCAAGAAAATCACTGGGACCGAAAGGGGATTTTCTGAGCTGCAACGCATGGGCATCGGGATTTTCATATCAATGTTGTGTATGTTAGGCGCTACATTGGTTGAGACGAAGCGACTAGAGCTTGGACGAGAGCTTGGTCTAGTGAATGAGGGCAGTGCGGTGCCAATGAGCATCCTGTGGTTGGTGCCTCAGTATGTTTTGATGGGAGCTGCCGAGGTTTTTACATGCATCGGGCAGATCGAGTTCTTCTATGATCAATCGCCCGAATCCATGCGAAGCTTGTGCACTGCATTGGCACTACTCACCACTTCCCTGGGAGCCTACTTGAGCTCATTTATGATCACTGTTGTCACATCTGTTACAGGGTGGATTCCTGATAACTTGAACCAGGGACACCTTGATTATTACTTCTTGCTCTTGGCTTTCCTTGGCTTCTTAAACATGGTGGCATACCTCTTCTGTTCCAAGTTGTATAAATCCAAGCAGGTATGTTAG
- the LOC116005663 gene encoding receptor-like protein 43, which yields MMQLRWNWDYTSKPRSRKLTAPTPSGVTLRLPYPQSAGALCRTHGLPLLPGLVLPDQGRECGQVRLMEIRYLATSPFSLFAIYPGLGGASVSEINLPNADLCGTLHHLNFTSFPSLTRFSVSGNKFNGSIPPTIGDLSNLVFLDLSNNRFDGSIPPQIGKLRELQYLSLYHNNISGVVPYQIGNLQKVWFLDLGSNSYLEAPDNWSRVKSFPVLRHLSFAGNKFGPRFPDFILDCRNITHLDLSRNYLNGSIPESLFTTLEKLEYLYLIDNNFSGPLSSNIGKLSNLKVLDLWSNYFKGEIPSSIGQLQNLQVLYISNNEFNSSIPFELGRCTNLTGLDLSFNSLFGALPSSLSSLTKLSKLNLSNNFLSGNISPNFFSNWTELTSLHLQNNSFNGSIPSEIGLLTNLVCLFLDSNQFSGNIPTHIGNLQNLYFLDMSKNNLYGSIPPTIANLTSLSSLLLSTNNLTGTLLSENEDLISSIICNIHSLKILALANNSLSGPIPQCLGNISLYVLDLHKNQFHGPIPTLGNSLKSLNLRENQLERTLPRSLINCKELEVLDLGHNNLNGTLPMWLGVLPNLKVLSLRFNKLNGFIESTGIKGYMFPQLRVFDISYNEFIGDLPTMLFKIFKAMANEDEDRIPKGEMYLKQNYYYQDSLVIGMKGQERDIVKILITFTTIDLSCNKFEGHIPNSIGDLLALRELNLSHNMFTGLIPASLGNLSVLESLDLSSNQIGGAIPGQLTSISSLEVLNLSHNKLVGCIPQGKQFNTFEANSYKGNDGLKGKPLSSRGCENDITPQLPASKKLHQEDDSSFLSGCTVKVVAMGYGCGILFGLFVGSLMLLTGKLEFITRFIEEEGYKLVMKLKQRR from the coding sequence CGGTGGAGCTTCTGTTTCTGAGATCAATCTTCCTAATGCAGATCTCTGTGGTACTCTTCACCACCTCAATTTTACTTCTTTTCCCAGCCTCACTCGTTTCAGCGTCAGTGGAAACAAGTTCAATGGATCAATCCCACCCACCATTGGTGATCTGTCCAACTTGGTCTTCTTGGACTTGAGCAACAATAGGTTTGATGGAAGCATACCGCCACAGATTGGGAAGTTGAGGGAGCTTCAGTACCTCTCCCTTTACCACAAcaatattagtggtgttgttcCATATCAGATTGGAAATCTTCAGAAGGTATGGTTTCTGGACCTTGGATCAAATTCTTACTTGGAAGCTCCAGATAATTGGTCTAGAGTTAAGAGTTTTCCTGTGCTGAGACATCTCAGTTTCGCTGGGAATAAATTTGGGCCAAGGTTCCCTGATTTCATACTGGATTGTAGGAATATAACTCATCTTGATTTGTCTCGAAACTATTTGAATGGATCAATCCCTGAGTCATTGTTCACCACTTTGGAGAAACTTGAGTATCTCTATCTTATTGACAATAACTTTTCAGGACCTTTATCATCTAACATTGGCAAGTTGTCCAACCTCAAAGTCCTTGATTTGTGGTCCAATTATTTTAAGGGAGAAATCCCATCTTCTATAGGCCAACTTCAAAATCTTCAAGTCTTGTATATTTCGAATAATGAGTTCAATTCAAGTATTCCTTTTGAGCTTGGTCGTTGCACTAACCTCACTGGCTTAGATCTGAGTTTCAATTCACTCTTTGGAGCGTTGCCTTCGTCATTGTCATCTTTGACAAAGTTGTCTAAGttgaatttatcaaataattttctttcTGGTAATATTTcaccaaattttttttccaattggACCGAGCTAACATCTTTGCACCTTCAGAACAATTCATTCAATGGGAGTATTCCATCAGAAATTGGCTTGCTAACCAATCTTGTATGCCTTTTCTTGGATTCAAATCAATTTTCGGGAAACATTCCAACTCATATAGGAAACCtgcagaatttatattttttagatATGTCTAAAAATAACCTTTATGGTTCAATACCTCCAACAATTGCAAACCTAACAAGCCTCTCAAGCTTACTCCTTTCTACAAACAATCTCACTGGAACACTTTTGTCTGAGAATGAGGATCTTATCTCTTCCATCATTTGCAATATACATTCTCTCAAAATTTTGGCTTTGGCAAACAATTCATTATCAGGGCCAATACCTCAATGTTTAGGAAACATTAGTCTCTATGTGTTAGATTTGCACAAGAATCAATTTCATGGGCCAATTCCAACATTGGGCAACTCTTTGAAGAGCCTTAACTTGCGTGAAAATCAATTAGAGAGAACATTGCCACGATCTTTAATCAATTGTAAAGAGTTGGAAGTTCTTGATCTTGGACACAACAACTTGAATGGTACGCTTCCAATGTGGTTAGGAGTCCTTCCAAATCTAAAGGTTCTGAGCTTGAGATTTAACAAGTTGAACGGTTTCATAGAAAGCACGGGTATCAAAGGATACATGTTTCCTCAACTTCGTGTCTTTGACATCTCATACAATGAATTCATAGGAGATTTGCCTACAATGCtttttaagatttttaaagcaatggcaaatgaagatgaagatagaATACCAAAAGGAGAAATGTACCTAAAGCAGAACTACTATTACCAAGATTCATTAGTGATAGGAATGAAAGGACAAGAGCGTGATATTGTTAAAATACTAATCACGTTTACTACTATTGATCTCTCCTGCAACAAATTTGAAGGCCATATTCCAAATAGCATCGGAGATCTTCTTGCACTACGTGAATTAAATTTGTCGCATAACATGTTCACCGGCCTCATCCCCGCGTCTCTTGGAAATTTATCTGTGCTTGAATCCTTGGACCTTTCTTCAAATCAAATTGGTGGAGCAATCCCTGGGCAATTGACAAGTATTTCATCTCTTGAAGTGTTGAATCTCTCACATAATAAGCTTGTGGGATGCATACCTCAAGGCAAACAATTCAATACATTTGAAGCAAATTCATATAAAGGGAATGATGGATTGAAAGGAAAACCTTTGTCATCACGAGGTTGTGAGAATGACATTACACCGCAACTTCCTGCATCAAAGAAGCTCCACCAAGAAGACGATTCGAGTTTTCTGAGTGGGTGTACAGTAAAAGTTGTGGCAATGGGGTACGGTTGTGGCATTCTTTTTGGATTATTCGTGGGAAGTCTCATGCTCCTAACTGGAAAGTTAGAATTCATTACAAGGTTTATTGAAGAAGAAGGATACAAATTAGTAATGAAGCTCAAACAAAGAAGATAA